One Chryseobacterium indoltheticum DNA segment encodes these proteins:
- a CDS encoding helix-turn-helix domain-containing protein yields MMYSQDYYSKLREKYWAYEENDPKAFVFVNQYIKKAKSENNYSELFQAYKDAILYSEKHKMIYADSALIVAKKSGKNDLIGQAFLSKGAIYYFNQRKFQYALEEYLKAYEYLKDSKNEYLKYQNIYHIGVVKSYLGYYDEALEIFEQCINFFETKIDGDINENQVFNSTKGYLNSLHQAIICYQMLGKNAEAASLLKKAAEKTPKTKEFYLEKSYFTKSLGVSEFKNKNYKKAIYYFDKALPELLKVNDFTWASYIYFYKGKSYELLGDQNLEVENYRKVDSIFNKNKFILPELRSNYEELIEYYRKGNNHKEELYYTNQLLKVDSVISSDFKHLSTRVYKEYDTKKLLETKENLEKTNSYSKLLIFICLAIIIALGIVMYFRIRKQRNIQINYNELLIKLEESNQNEVVDAPVKSEVIDSGDKNIKFDSSIVEKLLNDIHTFENKQGYLEQGITLKKLAEQFKTNTSYLSQVINEYKGSNFNTYINALRINYATQKIYHDKEWRKYSIESIASAAGFSNRQSFSNIFLEQNGIRPADFIKKRIKELEDQNNS; encoded by the coding sequence ATGATGTATTCGCAAGATTATTACTCAAAGCTTAGAGAAAAGTACTGGGCTTATGAGGAAAATGATCCTAAGGCATTTGTATTTGTAAATCAATATATTAAAAAAGCGAAATCAGAAAACAACTATTCCGAACTTTTTCAGGCCTATAAAGATGCAATCCTATACTCCGAAAAGCATAAAATGATTTATGCAGATAGTGCTTTAATTGTCGCTAAAAAATCTGGAAAAAATGATCTTATTGGACAAGCATTTTTAAGTAAAGGTGCTATTTATTATTTTAACCAAAGAAAATTCCAATATGCTCTAGAAGAATATCTAAAAGCATATGAATATCTAAAGGATTCTAAAAATGAATATTTAAAATACCAGAATATTTACCATATAGGTGTTGTAAAAAGTTATTTAGGCTACTATGATGAAGCTCTTGAAATATTTGAACAATGTATCAATTTTTTTGAAACCAAGATTGATGGAGATATTAATGAAAATCAAGTTTTTAATAGTACCAAAGGTTATTTAAATTCTTTACATCAGGCGATTATTTGTTATCAAATGCTCGGTAAGAATGCAGAAGCCGCTAGTTTGTTAAAAAAAGCAGCAGAAAAAACTCCAAAGACAAAAGAATTTTACTTAGAAAAAAGTTATTTTACAAAAAGTTTAGGCGTTTCTGAATTTAAAAATAAAAATTACAAAAAAGCAATTTATTATTTTGATAAAGCTCTACCTGAACTACTCAAGGTTAATGATTTTACATGGGCTTCATATATTTATTTTTATAAAGGTAAAAGTTATGAGCTTCTGGGTGATCAAAATCTTGAAGTGGAAAATTACAGAAAAGTAGACTCTATATTCAATAAAAATAAATTTATTCTTCCAGAATTACGAAGCAATTATGAAGAATTAATCGAATATTATCGAAAAGGTAATAATCATAAAGAGGAGTTATATTATACCAATCAGCTTCTTAAGGTAGATAGTGTAATTTCGTCAGATTTTAAACATCTTTCTACGCGCGTTTATAAAGAATATGATACAAAGAAGCTTTTAGAAACAAAAGAAAATTTAGAGAAAACTAATTCTTATAGTAAATTACTCATATTTATTTGTTTAGCAATTATTATAGCATTAGGAATTGTAATGTACTTCAGAATCCGAAAACAAAGGAATATCCAAATAAACTATAACGAATTATTAATAAAGCTTGAAGAAAGTAATCAGAATGAAGTAGTTGATGCTCCTGTAAAATCTGAAGTAATTGATTCGGGGGATAAAAATATAAAGTTTGATAGCAGTATTGTAGAAAAGCTTCTCAATGATATTCATACATTCGAAAATAAACAAGGTTATTTGGAACAGGGAATAACGCTTAAGAAGCTCGCAGAACAGTTTAAAACAAACACATCTTATCTTTCACAAGTTATCAACGAATATAAAGGAAGCAATTTCAACACTTATATTAATGCTTTAAGAATCAACTACGCAACCCAGAAGATTTATCATGATAAAGAGTGGAGAAAGTACTCTATTGAGTCTATTGCTTCAGCTGCCGGTTTTAGCAACAGACAAAGTTTCTCAAATATTTTCCTTGAACAAAATGGGATAAGACCAGCTGATTTTATTAAAAAGAGAATTAAAGAACTCGAAGATCAAAATAATTCTTAA